In Nostoc sphaeroides, the genomic window CTCTGGTACAGAGAATACCACGACAATCAGGATCTTGCCATGCTGCCGCTAGTTGGTGACGGCGGGTTTCGTCTTTACTAGCTAGATAACCCCATTTGTCATCTACCTGAGGAGTGATTTGTACTCGATAACCGCGCGATCGCCAAATTTCTATACCCCGTTCAAATGCCTCAAATTCTCGCAAAGCACCACTAGGGGCAATTACTCTCAGTAAGTCTCCAGGTTTTAAGGGCGGTGGTAAGATTTTGGCTGGCATGAAAAAAGTTAGGGGTGAGGAGAGACGCGATGAATCGCAAGAGACGCGATGAATCGCAAGAGACGCGATGAATCGCAAGAGACGCGATGAATCGCAAGAGACGCGATGAATCGCGTCTGTACAAGGGGTTAAGAATAAAGACTATAGCGGTTCCCATTCAGATGCGGTACAGCATTATATCGCAAGGTGTAGGGGCACGGCACTGCCGTGCCCTTACGGGTATACCTCACGGAAACGAAAACCGCTATATAGCCTTAGAACTCCGATCAAATTTTATTGAATCATTTTTGAAAGCGATCGCCACAGTGGTTTTATTTTAGGTTCGCTTTGTATCTAATTGTGGATTTTCTTTAGTTGGATTTTGCGGCAAGAGATAAATACCCCCAGAGATTAAAGTTAGGGCCACAGAAACCCAAAAGGCAATCACAGACGGAGTTTGCCACGCTTCACCCAGAGGCGCAATCAAAAGTGCGATCGCAACTATTTGACTAACAGTTTTGAGTTTACCCCAAATATTCGCCCCCGTAATCGTCGTTTGATTCACCCGCCAACCAGCGATCGCTAATTCCCGCGCTAAAATCAAAAACACTCCCCAAGCTGGCACTTTTCCTAGTTCAATAAAAACCAGCAACGCCGCAAGTACCAGAAGTTTATCCACCAAGGGATCAAGAAACTTACCCAATTCACTAATTTGGTTGAGTTTCCGCGCCAAATAGCCGTCTAGCCAATCAGTCAATGCAGCAACGAGAAAGATCGCCAAACATATCCACTGAGCTTGAGGTGTGGGATTATATAAGCCGTAAAGCAGAAATGGTATCCCCAATAGGCGAGAGAAGGTAATCCAGTTGGGTATGGTCATAATAATTCGTAATGGGCTTCGCCCCGCTTCGCTAACGTAATTCGTAATTCGTAATTCATAAATCAAACTTCAAAATTAACGAGTGTAAAGCAACAAGCAGTCAAGCAAATATGCAAAATCTATGCAGATTAGTGTATCTGGGTGTAGCTGCATGGGAAAATCTGTTTTCTGTAGCTCTCTTAAAAGAATACTATGACTGAACACACAGACTCTCAATTCCGCATCGAACGCGATTCGATGGGCGATCGCCAAATTGCTGGTAGCTTTTATTACGGCATTCAAACGCTTCGGGCTATCGAAAACTTCCCCATTAGCGGCATAAAGCCTTTAGCTACTTACGTAGATGCTGGATTAATTATTAAAAAAGCTACAGCAATTGTCAATGGGGAACTAAATTGCATTCCCCAAGATATTAGTCAGGCGATTGTGCAAGCAACTGATGAAATCCTGGCTGGAAAGTTCCGGGATCAATTTGTCGTCGATGTTTATCAGGCGGGTGCTGGAACATCCCACCACATGAATATCAACGAAGTTTTGGCAAATCGCGCCTTAGAAATTCTTGGTGAAGAAAAGGGCAATTATAAACGTGTTAGTCCTAACGATCACGTTAATTATGGGCAGTCTACCAATGATGTGATTCCTACCGCAATTCGGATTGGTGGATTATTGGCATTATCCAAGACATTACACCCAGCTTTAGAGAAGGCGATCGCATCCTTAGAAAACAAAGCTGTAGAATTTCAAGATATCGTCAAATCTGGTAGAACGCACTTACAAGACGCTGTACCCGTGCGCTTGGGTGAGAATTTTCGGGCTTGGGCGCAAATCTTCACAGAACATCAAAACCGGATTTATACCGCCTCTGGTGATTTGATGGTGCTGGGTTTGGGAGGTAGTGCAGCCGGAACGGGTTTAAATACTCATCCTTTGTATCGCGCCCGTGTGGTAGAAGTTCTTTCAGAATTGATTGATACTCCTTTAGAACCTGCGCCCCATCTGATGGCAGCCATGCAAAGTATGGCCCCATTTGTAAATGTTTCTGGTGCTTTACGCAACTTAGCGCAGGATTTAGTCAAAATATCTCATGATTTGCGGCTGATGGATTCGGGGCCAAAAACTGGTTTGAAAGAAATTCAACTTCCCCCAGTGCAACCCGGTTCCTCGATTATGCCAGGGAAATATAACCCCGTGATGGCAGAGATGACATCAATGGTGTGTTTTCAGGTGATGGGTTACGATAGTGCGATCGCATTAGCCGCACAAGCCGGACAATTAGAATTAAATGTGATGATGCCGTTGATTGCTTATAACTTGATTCACAGTATCGAAATTCTCGGCAATACCATCGCTGTCCTTACAGAACGTTGCATTGAAGGAATCACAGCAAACCAGGAACGTTGTTTAGCTTATGCCGAAGGTAGTTTAGCTTTAGTAACCGCACTAAATACCCACATCGGTTATTTAAATGCCGCAGCTGTCGCCAGAGAATCTTTAGAAACTGGTAAATCTTTACGGCAGATTGTTTTAGAACGCGGATTGATGAATGAGGCAGAATTAGCCACAGTGTTAAATCTAGAACAGATGAGTGCTATCTTACCTCTGAGTCGAGAATCAAAGCAGATTGATTAGTGTCAATTTTTTTAACAAACCACAGAGGCGCAGAGTACACAGAGAGAAAAATAAGTAACTGAGCAAAAAATCTCTCATGACTCTGCGTTCTCTGCGCCTTGGCGGTTCGTTAAAAAAATTACTTTGGTAACAGAGTTTTAGCCTTAACTGAACCGTATTGGAATATACCCAGGTTGACGAGTTTCGACTTCTCTGCGAGACGCTACGCGAACGCTCAACTCTCGATCTGTTAGGTTGGTTGAGCGAAGTCGAAACCAACTGCGGCGGTAGATTTATTAACGGAAATTGCCTAATTTGGCGGATCAAAACGATTTACTACTGTAGCCCACAAAATCATTGGTGAACCAACTGCTAAACAAAATAACCACTGCTGCAAGCTTAATGGTGCTGTTTCAAAAACTTCATTAATTAATGGCACATGAGCAAAAATAATTTGCAAAATAATTGCTCCTAAAATCCCAAAGCCAATAGCAGGAATATCAACGTTCTCTTTAATTGTGCCGTCCATCTTGGCAATCAAATTCGGGATTAATTGACTAATACTCAATAAATAGAATATCCGTCCCGCAATGAGAGCGTTAATCGCCATTGTTCTCGCTAAATCGATATTACCTGTAGTTTGGCGGATATATTCAAATACTCCGAATATGACAATCCAATTAAATAGAGAAATTGCTAAAATTCGTTGTAACCGACTTCCTGAAATTAACGGTTCATTAGGATGACGAGGCGCTTGCTGCATGACGTTTTGCGCTTTTGGCTCAAAGGCTAAAGGCACTGTCATAGTAATGGAATTGAGCATATTTAGCCACAGAACTTGTAAAGATAAAATTGGTAAATCTCTGGCTAGCAATGTGCTAATTAAAATTGTCATTGATTCACCACCATTGACAGGCAAAATAAAGCAAATTGCTTTGAGCAGATTTTTATAAACTGCCCGTCCCTCTTCTATAGCAGCTTCAATGGAGGCAAAATTATCATCGGTAAGCAGCATATCTGCGGCTTCTTTGGCAACTTCTGTACCAGCACCACCCATCGCAATCCCAATATCTGCTTGTTTCAAGGCTGGTGCATCGTTGACACCATCTCCTGTCATGGCAACGATTTCACCTTTTGATTGCAAAGCTTCGACTAAACGTAGCTTTTGTTCTGGGGCGACACGGGCAAAGACTACACCTTCTTGGGCAACTTCGGCAAGTTCTGTTTTATCCATTTTTGCTAGTTCTGCACCTGTGAAAGCCAGAACTGAGCCATTTTTGTTGATGCCCATACGATAAGCGATCGCCTGGGCTGTGATAGCATGATCCCCAGTGATCATTTTGACCTCAATTCCCGCTTCCTGACAGGCTTGGACTGCTTTAATGGCACTCTCACGCGGCGGATCGATCATTCCCTGCAAGCCGATGAAAATTAACCCGGTATCAATATCTGGATGATCTAGTGTATTTTGCCCATCGGGTACTACTTTTTTCGCTAAAGCTAATACCCGCAAGCCTTGCCGTGCCATAATATTGACTTCCCGCTCGATGCTGCTTTGCCGTAATGTTTCTACACAATCTAAGGGGCGGGATTGTCCATCAGTGTTCAACATCAGAGTGCAACGCTGAATAATTGCCTCAACTGAACCCTTGACATAAATAGTCTTGCCTTGGGGTGTGGCGTGCAAAGTCGCCATGTATTGAAAGTCTGATTCAAAGGGAATCGCATCTACCTTTAGCATTTGCTTAAGTAGGGTAGACTGACTAAAACCTGCTTTATTTGCTGATGCAATTAATGCCCCTTCTGTGGGATCTCCCATTACTACCCACCTGCCATTCTTCTTTTCTAAATGGGAATCGTTACACAACAAGCCTGCGATTAAACATTCTTGTAAACCTTTATGGCTGTTGAGGTTCACGGGTTTGTCATCTATCAGGATTTCGCCTTCTGGTGTGTAACCGATACCAGTGAGAGTATATTGATATCCCCCGGCATAAATTGCCTGTACTGTCATCTGG contains:
- the pgsA gene encoding CDP-diacylglycerol--glycerol-3-phosphate 3-phosphatidyltransferase, which produces MTIPNWITFSRLLGIPFLLYGLYNPTPQAQWICLAIFLVAALTDWLDGYLARKLNQISELGKFLDPLVDKLLVLAALLVFIELGKVPAWGVFLILARELAIAGWRVNQTTITGANIWGKLKTVSQIVAIALLIAPLGEAWQTPSVIAFWVSVALTLISGGIYLLPQNPTKENPQLDTKRT
- a CDS encoding aspartate ammonia-lyase; translation: MTEHTDSQFRIERDSMGDRQIAGSFYYGIQTLRAIENFPISGIKPLATYVDAGLIIKKATAIVNGELNCIPQDISQAIVQATDEILAGKFRDQFVVDVYQAGAGTSHHMNINEVLANRALEILGEEKGNYKRVSPNDHVNYGQSTNDVIPTAIRIGGLLALSKTLHPALEKAIASLENKAVEFQDIVKSGRTHLQDAVPVRLGENFRAWAQIFTEHQNRIYTASGDLMVLGLGGSAAGTGLNTHPLYRARVVEVLSELIDTPLEPAPHLMAAMQSMAPFVNVSGALRNLAQDLVKISHDLRLMDSGPKTGLKEIQLPPVQPGSSIMPGKYNPVMAEMTSMVCFQVMGYDSAIALAAQAGQLELNVMMPLIAYNLIHSIEILGNTIAVLTERCIEGITANQERCLAYAEGSLALVTALNTHIGYLNAAAVARESLETGKSLRQIVLERGLMNEAELATVLNLEQMSAILPLSRESKQID
- a CDS encoding cation-translocating P-type ATPase; protein product: MVQAESPIASQEKQFTVWHTLEISETIARLDSDAENGLSSAVAKHLLSEVGANELTGKKSKPWWLKFLLQFNQPLLIILLCAGLVKALSGSLVNAGVIWGVTTTNAIIGFIQESKAESAIAALAKAITTEATVIRDGQKLRIASGELVPGDIVLLTSGDKVPADLRLINVKNLQVDESALTGESLAVEKNTQIIKPDAALAERQNMAYAGGFVTFGQGTGVVVATGNTTETGRISQLMEQHTDISTPLTRKFDKFSQNWLYMVLGLAALCFVVGLSFRGFQEALEAAVALTVSAIPEGLPAVVTVTLAIGVSRMARRNAIIRKLPAVETLGSATVICSDKTGTLTENQMTVQAIYAGGYQYTLTGIGYTPEGEILIDDKPVNLNSHKGLQECLIAGLLCNDSHLEKKNGRWVVMGDPTEGALIASANKAGFSQSTLLKQMLKVDAIPFESDFQYMATLHATPQGKTIYVKGSVEAIIQRCTLMLNTDGQSRPLDCVETLRQSSIEREVNIMARQGLRVLALAKKVVPDGQNTLDHPDIDTGLIFIGLQGMIDPPRESAIKAVQACQEAGIEVKMITGDHAITAQAIAYRMGINKNGSVLAFTGAELAKMDKTELAEVAQEGVVFARVAPEQKLRLVEALQSKGEIVAMTGDGVNDAPALKQADIGIAMGGAGTEVAKEAADMLLTDDNFASIEAAIEEGRAVYKNLLKAICFILPVNGGESMTILISTLLARDLPILSLQVLWLNMLNSITMTVPLAFEPKAQNVMQQAPRHPNEPLISGSRLQRILAISLFNWIVIFGVFEYIRQTTGNIDLARTMAINALIAGRIFYLLSISQLIPNLIAKMDGTIKENVDIPAIGFGILGAIILQIIFAHVPLINEVFETAPLSLQQWLFCLAVGSPMILWATVVNRFDPPN